AGATGGAGAATAGATGTAAAGTCAAAGTTATTGGTGTGGGGACAGGACAGGCGATTCGCCTGGCTAAAGAAGGAAATGTAGATGTGATTTTAGTCCACGACCCAGATCGAGAGGAGATGTTTGTGGAAGAGGGTTATGGAGTGAGAAGATATAACGTTATGTATAACGATTTTGTGATTGTTGGTCCGGAAGAAGACCCTGCTGATATTAAAGGTGGCAGGGAAGGAGTTAAAGCACTCAAGGAGATTGCAGCATCAAAATCTACCTTTATTTCTCGAGGAGACGATTCAGGAACACACAGGAAGGAGAGAGAACTGTGGAAGGTAGCGGGAATTAAGCCTTGTGGAGGCTGGTACATCGAAGCAGGCACAGGAATGGTGGGAACTTTGAGGATTGCAAATGAGAGGAGAGCATATACATTGACTGATAGAGGAACTTATCTTGCACACAGAAAGGAGCTGGATTTAACTATTTTGATAGAAGGAGATGAGAATCTCTATAGCATAATTCCTCTTTCTAAAGAGAAGTATCCACATATAAATTACCAACTGGCAATGAAACTCATTGGGTTCATTACAGGTGTTGAGGGACAGGATATTATCAGGACTTACGGTCAAAAAGAGTATGGGCAGCCTCTCTTTTTTCCCTTGGCAATTTCTGGACT
The sequence above is drawn from the bacterium genome and encodes:
- a CDS encoding substrate-binding domain-containing protein, whose protein sequence is MIILVLMTISYLFFSGIVLILAGRGKKPQLTLATTTSVQDSGLLDVLLPPFEMENRCKVKVIGVGTGQAIRLAKEGNVDVILVHDPDREEMFVEEGYGVRRYNVMYNDFVIVGPEEDPADIKGGREGVKALKEIAASKSTFISRGDDSGTHRKERELWKVAGIKPCGGWYIEAGTGMVGTLRIANERRAYTLTDRGTYLAHRKELDLTILIEGDENLYSIIPLSKEKYPHINYQLAMKLIGFITGVEGQDIIRTYGQKEYGQPLFFPLAISGLIEEK